Within the Poecilia reticulata strain Guanapo linkage group LG13, Guppy_female_1.0+MT, whole genome shotgun sequence genome, the region CAAACTTTTTATGTTGTAGTCCTTTCCCACACCTGATGGCAGCTTCTTCTccctcagctccatcagaacTGGGGAAAGGTCTTTCTGACAAAAATGCTTGCCGAGCTGAAGGACAGCTGAGAGCATGAGACTCCCACAGCAGGGGATGGACMATGCCTCCAGAAAAACCCTTTCCTGAGCAAGACACCGCTTGGTGACGCTCAGGTTTAGGATGCTCTGGAATGCAGTGCTCACCCAGCTGTTGTGGAGCTCATCGGAGAACTTGAAGAAGTTTTCCTCCGCTTGTCCTTGTCCTGCAGATGTCCTCCCTAAAACTGGCAGATCCGAGCCAGCGCCATCTACTGAATTAACGTCAGGAGAACAGGAAACCTCAACAGCAACGAACATCTTTACATTTAGAGATGGTTTTCTGGACAAATGAGCAACTCTGTTATCTGAAATACAAAGTTCCCCGTCTGGGGAACTTTGTATTTCAAAGGACCCTGTGAAAGTACCCTTCAGATGACTCTTCTGTAAGGAAAGTGATGGGACCAGCGAAACCAAAGCTTTGGCTGTCACTTCACCCACAGCTTTGGCTGCCAGATCAGCCGCAGACAAATCTTCCCCAGCCGGGTTAGATTTTTCTGCGACTGTAGTCTCACCCTCACGGTGTACAGTCGTCTTcgaacaaacctccccagctGGGTCGGTTTGTCCAGAGACAGTACTGTCATCCTCTGTACTGTCTCGTACAGAGGGCGAGATGGAGTCCGAGGTCCCAACATCCAACGCCTTTTCAGAACAAWCCTCCCCAGCCGGGTCGRTTTGTTTTTTGGAACTGGATGGAAATCCTTTCCAAAACAGAtcgtcctcttcatcctgaTCATATTCTTTGTTGCAATCCTTTCCTGGAAAGAAACGATCACACACCTTCTTCATCCCAGTAGTCACGCCATATCCAATGCCCCAACCAACCGGGAATATCAGGGGAACAAGCGCCTTCGCAAAACTAAACATTGTTGCTCTACACAAATCTGAAACTCCAAGAAATCTCTGGATCCTGACTGATGCTTAGAGATTCCAGCATTCAAGCATTAGAACGTCTTTGATCTGCAGTGATGTACATCTATGACCTCATCAGTGAGCTCACTGGATTCTGGCGCAACGTCTTGCTTCtgattgttgctatggaaatgatcagaaccagttctgcatgactcaagctgacataaatacttgaataaaattttataatttttatttatttaacatggagagattaatagatttgtatacgatttaatttttgcttttgtggttttccatacctgctgtggtataaatgttctgaagccttttatccactattatttttaattactatcAATTCATTAGGATTATTCATGTATTAATCATTGCACAGTGTTAGGAACAGTCTGCaacttattatatttatttgtattaattttcacagacaatttaatgctgtgactattttaccaaacataagaaacaaaagcagaagagcgAACCAGGCATGCACTTATAGATCCTTTTATTGAGGTCCAGAACCCAGAAGTTCTTGGCTTGCGTCATTCAGGAGCCTTGGGGATAAACAGGCTTTATGATTGTATTTCAAAGGCAGATGTCAAGAACAACTCGGGCAAGAGTTTGGGTCAGGTGCTATTCTGGGATGTAGACGTGTGTAGGAATCTCCACAATGTCAGTAACACAGAGTAGCATGCCTTAGtaggtgtatgtgtgtgggacCGCTCCACCTTTCTCCATCTGAGAAAGGTggatttattatatatataNNNNNNNNNNNNNNNNNNNNNNNNNNNNNNNNNNNNNNNNNNNNNNNNNNNNNNNNNNNNNNNNNNNNNNNNNNNNNNNNNNNNNNNNNNNNNNNNNNNNNNNNNNNNNNNNNNNNNNNNNNNNNNNNNNNNNNNNNNNNNNNNNNNNNNNNNNNNNNNNNNNNNNNNNNAAAATAAGTCCATCTTTGTGGATTTGTCCAGAGTTGCTCATTTgtccagaaaaatgtgtcatagtacccccaagaatttaaaactactttcacccctggtaaTACCCGACTACTTTTTAAACTAACAATGTGaagcacataaaaaataaaggaatagCTTCACAACTTTTCAGAAAACCAGAGTTTCCTTTGCACTGCCagacttaaagttttatgctAAGAATCTTAAACCTCACAAAGCAGCGACATGTTCATAAAACTAAAGTTCTGTGACATTGCAGATTTGATTAGTGTTAATatctcaacaacaaaacaaagacgtacgtagaaaaaaaacctcaaacatgAAGGTCGTCCAATTAAAACCCTGGATCTCAGCCTGTTGTGCGTCGACATTCACTCCGGTCTCCTGCGACAAACAGCAAACGCTATATAGAAAAGCTGAAACACACCTTCATGCCCTTCAGGGATGGGAGCCTCGGCTTTGTGTCTTGGCCTGGCATTGGCTCTAAGTCTGCTTGATGTGAACACGATTGTTGGTCTTGTTGAATCTGTCAGTAGCCCGGAAAAATCAGCGGGTCTTCCATCCAGCGATGCTGGTTTGATGGCTTCAGTGTGCACCCAGCAGGGTGCCGCTCATACGCCTGCATTCTCTGTGGATGGGGACTTCATCATTGGAGGCGTTTATTCTATCCACCACAACATGCACACAGTGGACAACAACTACAACGCAGCGCCTCAGACTCAGAGCTGCACAGGCAGGTTAGTAAGTGAGGAGGTGGAAATGATGTTAAATTCtggttaaattattatttttttcgtCCCCCCATTGCAGCATCagctattgtttattttatattgtataaACATGCATCAcgtgtattttcttattttaaaatgatggcTGTTCCatcaaaactgcattttctttcgtcctttaaaaaacaaagtgcttatgaacatttattttaaatggagaaataaatacattaagaCTGAGGATTATGATTATGacttttatattgttttaaactttgcaaTGACACATATCAGTGTGATGTTTTGTAACAATATGCTAATTATTCTCcttctctttatttctgctgtgtgtGCAGGGTAGACGCCCGTGGTGTGCGCCTCACTCGAGCGATGATCTTTGCCATCGAGGAGATCAATAACAGGACGGAGCTGCTGCCAGGAGTCAAACTCGGGTATCAGATCCACGACTCGTGTGCCTCTGTACCGGTGGCCATGCATGCAGCCATTCAGCTGCTAAACAGCAATGACTCTGTGTTTAACTCGGGCGACAACTGTTCTCACTCTGGTGTGGTGATGGCCGTTGTTGGTGAGTTTGGATCCACGTTGTCCATGAGCATATCGCGTGTTTTGGGACCGTTTAACATTCCcctggtaaataatttaaatttttgcaaaatgaaacattctgCTTCTTTGATTATCTTTACAGGCttcattgtcttttttgtttttttctgtaggtGAGTCCCTACTCCACTTGTGCCTGCCTGTCGGATAAGAAACAGTATCCGACGTTTTTCAGAACTATTCCCAGTGACCAGTTTCAAGCTGATGCTCTGGCCAAGCTGGTGAAACACTTTGGCTGGACTTGGATCGGAGCCGTCCGGTCGGACTCGGATTATGGAAATAATGGCATGGCAGCCTTTCTAGAAGTTGCACTCAGAGAGGGGATCTGTGTGGAGTACTCTGAAGCCTTTTATCGGACCAACCCACGCAGCAAAATCCAAAGAGTCGCTGATATTATCAGAAGGTTTCTGTATGACCTACATATGTGCCTTGCATTGATGTGCATCATCAAATCAgataaatattatattaaaccaaattatttcttttattatggttgattaaaaaaaaatgttagtttgcATTGATGCATTTTATGTCTCTCAAGGTCAACATCAAAAGTTGTGGTGGCTTTTGTGGCAATTGGAGACATGAAGGTCCTGTTAGAGGAGCTGGCTCAGGAGCCTCCTCCGCCTCGCCAGTGGGTTGGAAGTGAGGCCTGGATCACCGAACCACAACTGCTGAGCTACACTTTCTGTGCTGGGGCCATCGGAGTTGCAATCCAGCAATCTGTCATCCCTGGCTTTAGAGACTTCCTCCTGGATCTCTCTCCCTCAGAAGTGCGCGGCTCTTCAGTGCTGACTGAGTTCTGGGAGGACGCGTTCAACTGCAGCCTGAAGGAAAGTGagtggttgtttttgttgctgtttttgtaaaaatttacatatttaaaaccCCAAAAGGTCCATTAAGTtgcttgcttctttttttaatgtagattCTGTGTTGGAAAAACATAGCATAACATAAATGAAGTATGAGAATGTAAGATAAGGCATGTCAATGCAAAGGTTTTAACATGCGTGGAAGGTTCATATGGTAAATGTAAATACTACAAACATATCAAATGCGAGAAATATACATCAAGTCATCCTGCGAGAAATTATGTGATCTACATATGCAACAAGTCACAAGGAAGTCAAAGACTTTTGTGTCATGAATATGAATTATTTAGATTTCATTCTTCAGTGTATACAACTatacacaacaaaaaaagagacaaaaacactttttttaagaGTCATCAttctggatcttttttttttgtatttttaggcAATTATACATCCAAAAGAATGTGTAATGGAAAAGAGGACTTGACGACACTCCAGAGCCCGTACACCGACACCTCTCAGCTGAGAATAACGAACATGATGTACAAGGCTGTTTATGCAATAGCGCATGCTATTCATAAtgcattgtttcaaaaagtaaatttcacCCTTCTTCAAACACAAAGGCTGGAGTCAAAAGAGGTCTGGCAATCAAACACTTTACTGAATTGAAATATCAATCTAATGAAAAATGCTTAACTTTAAATCTTCTAATATTTGTCGCTTTGCAACTCAATAGGTTTTTACTGAGCTTAAGCAAGTTAACTTTTCCCAAAATGGTTATCATGTGTCATTTGATGCGAATGGGGATCCAGTGGCTTTTTATGAACTGGTGAACTGGCAGAAGAGTGCGAGAGGAACAATCGATCCTTTAACGGTGGGGTTTTATGACGCTTCGCTGCCAGAAGGCCAGAAGTTTCGTATCAACAGGAAAATAACTTGGGTCGAAGGTGGCAGTCAAGTAATGATAAGTGTTAAAGCAATACAAATCTGTTGTGCTacttctgaaattattttgctcatatttggacatttttttgtttcagattccAGTCTCAGTTTGCTCAGAGAGTTGTCCTCCAGGAACTCGTAAAGTGTTGCAGAAAGGAAAACCAATCTGCTGCTATGACTGTATACCATGTCCTGAAGGAGAGATCAGTAATANNNNNNNNNNNNNNNNNNNNNNNNNNNNNNNNNNNNNNNNNNNNNNNNNNNNNNNNNNNNNNNNNNNNNNNNNNNNNNNNNNNNNNNNNNNNNNNNNNNNNNNNNNNNNNNNNNNNNNNNNNNNNNNNNNNNNNNNNNNNNNNNNNNNNNNNNNNNNNNNNNNNNNNNNNNNNNNNNNNNNNNNNNNNNNNNNNNNNNNNNNNNNNNNNNNNNNNNNNNNNNNNNNNNNNNNNNNNNNNNNNNNNNNNNNNNNNNNNNNNNNNNNNNNNNNNNNNNNNNNNNNNNNNNNNNNNNNNNNNNNNNNNNNNNNNNNNNNNNNNNNNNNNNNNNNNNNNNNNNNNNNNNNNNNNNNNNNNNNNNNNNNNNNNNNNNNNNNNNNNNNNNNNNNNNNNNNNNNNNNNNNNNNNNNNNNNNNNNNNNNNNNNNNNNNNNNNNNNNNNNNNNNNNNNNNNNNNNNNNNNNNNNNNNNNNNNNNNNNNNNNNNNNNNNNNNNNNNNNNNNNNNNNNNNNNNNNNNNNNNNNNNNNNNNNNNNNNNNNNNNNNNNNNNNNNNNNNNNNNNNNNNNNNNNNNNNNNNNNNNNNNNNNNNNNNNNNNNNNNNNNNNNNNNNNNNNNNNNNNNNNNNNNNNNNNNNNNNNNNNNNNNNNNNNNNNNNNNNNNNNNNNNNNNNNNNNNNNNNNNNNNNNNNNNNNNNNNNNNNNNNNNNNNNNNNNNNNNNNNNNNNNNNNNNNNNNNNNNNNNNNNNNNNNNNNNNNNNNNNNNNNNNNNNNNNNNNNNNNNNNNNNNNNNNNNNNNNNNNNNNNNNNNNNNNNNNNNNNNNNNNNNNNNNNNNNNNNNNNNNNNNNNNNNNNNNNNNNNNNNNNNNNNNNNNNNNNNNNNNNNNNNNNNNNNNNNNNNNNNNNNNNNNNNNNNNNNNNNNNNNNNNNNNNNNNNNNNNNNNNNNNNNNNNNNNNNNNNNNNNNNNNNNNNNNNNNNNNNNNNNNNNNNNNNNNNNNNNNNNNNNNNNNNNNNNNNNNNNNNNNNNNNNNNNNNNNNNNNNNNNNNNNNNNNNNNNNNNNNNNNNNNNNNNNNNNNNNNNNNNNNNNNNNNNNNNNNNNNNNNNNNNNNNNNNNNNNNNNNNNNNNNNNNNNNNNNNNNNNNNNNNNNNNNNNNNNNNTTCAGCATGTTGATATTCTGTGCCGTCTGGATCACCTTCATCCCAGCTTATGTCAGCTCTCCTGGAAAATTTACTGTGGCTGTGGAGATATTTGCCATTCTGGCCTCCAGTTTTGGACTGATACTGTGTATATTTGCTCCAAagtgtttcatcattttgtttcaacCAGAAAAGAACACcaagaaacatttaatgaataaaaattcaaatgtggGTTTGTAAATTAgctatgaataaaaaataacatctggCCAAAAATGGCCTCTAAGAAAGAGTTTCAATTTGAAAAGCATTGATATGAAGCATTGAACTGTGACAATAAAACCAAGTGTCAAGAAATATGTAAGGGGACAAATACTTTTCAACAAGGCTGAACTCATCAAGTCTTGATAGAGTCAAATATGTTAGACCATATATTGTCAGTTAtcatatttatctttatttgtaaGTAGTTGTTTTCATTGTCAGGTCCTGGTTTTTTATTGGATATGTTTGtgtgaagcaaagaaaaaataaaataaaaactacacatttaaaactaattaaacttTTCTCTGTTGAGTCACTTCATTAAAACTTCACACAGGTTATTAATATTTGTGTGGATGGTTCTAGATATTCAGATGTAGAGAGACAAACTTAGTACGTCttgctcaagtaaaagtaaaaatagatgtaaaaataaatgtctaagaaaatacacaaaaattaaaaggtatttggtaaaaGACCTACTCaggtactgagtaactgattgaaacatcagtcatttaatatttaaaaatgatgtcaGCAGaaggacaaaaatataaagttacttaaaaatgtttgttttctttaagactgaaatgaaaataatctatataaataacataattgcacaacaatttttttccaaatcaatttctttcaccTTAATGGTCATAAAGGTAAAACTCATAGGAGGTA harbors:
- the LOC103474242 gene encoding uncharacterized protein LOC103474242 codes for the protein MFSFAKALVPLIFPVGWGIGYGVTTGMKKVCDRFFPGKDCNKEYDQDEEDDLFWKGFPSSSKKQXDPAGEXCSEKALDVGTSDSISPSVRDSTEDDSTVSGQTDPAGEVCSKTTVHREGETTVAEKSNPAGEDLSAADLAAKAVGEVTAKALVSLVPSLSLQKSHLKGTFTGSFEIQSSPDGELCISDNRVAHLSRKPSLNVKMFVAVEVSCSPDVNSVDGAGSDLPVLGRTSAGQGQAEENFFKFSDELHNSWVSLRALRLPATV